The stretch of DNA TGAGGGAAAATACATTCTTCCTCATCAATTGCTATCAACTATGCCCTCTGTGGGGTTAAGTTATGGCATTCTGCCCATAAACTTGTGCATTTAAAGAGCCTGTTCTAAAATGAAGACGTTCTCATCAATTATGAATCACGACTCCTTTGTCGCTAAAATGCCATTACCGCAAGTATACTTCTGGATATTAAAAAAGAAAACAATATTTACTAAGTTCATTTTAGCTTTTTCTGGATATAGGTCCAGGGTTCAACGTAGAACCAGCGCAGAAAAAAGCAATGCTGAAAATTAATCTTTAAGTCTAAAATAAGGATAAGTTCCTCTTCTTAATAAGATGCATGCATTTATGAAGGTGGTTCTTTTTGGAATCCTGAATAAAGTGAGAATGAAACTATGACCCAAGAGTTTGACTGTGTTGTTATTGGTGCGGGACCTGGAGGCTATGTTGCCGCAATCACTGCTGCACAATCAGGACTGCGGACTACTCTTATTGAAGAAAACCAAGCTGGAGGAACCTGCTTAAATCGCGGATGCATTCCTTCAAAAGCACTCATTGCTGGAGCAAATGTTGTTTCTCAAATTAAGCATGCAGAACAGTTCGGCATCCATATCGATGGTTATACAATCAACTATCCCGCTATGACAAAAAGAAAAAATACTGTCATCCAAGGGATCCGCCAAGGCTTAGAAGGATTAATCCAGAGTAACAAGATCACTGTCTTAAAAGGAAGAGGATCTCTAGCATCGTCCACAGAAGTTAAAGTTGTTGGCCAAGACACTACCCTAGTCAAAACTAAACAGATTATCCTAGCTACAGGATCGGAACCACGTCCTTTCCCAGGGGTTCCCTTCTCATCTAGAATTTTAAGTTCCACAGGGATCTTAGATCTTGCGACTCTCCCCAAAAAGCTTGCCATTATTGGTGGTGGCGTTATCGGCTGTGAATTTGCTTCTCTATTCCACACTTTAGAAGTTGAGATTACTATCATAGAAGCTCTGGATCATATTCTGGAAGTTAACAATACAGAAGTTTCTAAAGCTGTAACCGATAAATTTACCAAACAAGGAATTAGGATTCTTACAAAAGCCTCTATCTCTCTAATGGAGGAAACTCAAAATCACGTTCATATTACTGTCAATGGTCAAGTGGAAGCGTTTGATTACGTCTTGGTGGCTATTGGTCGACAATTTAATACGGCGAGTATAGGCCTTGATAATGCTGGAGTTATCCGGGATGATCGTGGTGTGATTCCTGTTGATGAAACGATGCGCACCAATGTTCCAAATATCTATGCTATTGGGGACATCACAGGAAAGTGGTTACTCGCTCATGTAGCTTCCCACCAAGGCATGATTGCTGGGAAAAATGCTTCTGGATATAACGAAATCATGGATTATTCGGCCGTACCTTCTGTAATCTTTACCCAGCCAGAAGTTGCTATGGTAGGTCTATCTTTACAAGCAGCCAAACAACAAAATCTCCCCGCAAAGCTAACGAAATTTCCTTTTAAAGCAATTGGAAAAGCTGTTGCTTTGGGAGAAGCTGATGGTTTTGCTGCCATTGTGAGTCATGAAAATACCCAGCAGATACTCGGAGCTTATGTCATAGGACCCCATGCCTCATCATTAATTGGAGAGATGACCTTAGCAATCCGCAACGAGCTCACTTTACCTTGCGTATATGAAACAATTCATGCCCATCCAACACTCTCTGAAGTTTGGGCCGAAGGCGCTTTACTTGCTACAAACCACCCTTTACACCTTCCTCCTAAGTCATGAAATCTAGGACAAATTCAAATACAGACGAAACTGTCGTTCGAAAAAAACTCCCCGAGCGCTTTCCTAAATGGTTACAAAGACCTTTGCCACAAGGTTCTGTATTTCACTCTACGGATGCTACAATAAAACGATCAGGAATGCCGACAGTATGCGAAGAAGCCCTCTGCCCTAATAGAGCCGAATGTTGGTCTCGTAAAACCGCCACATACCTAGCTCTTGGCGATACCTGTACCCGGCGCTGCGGTTTTTGTAATATTGGGTATTCTAAATGCCCCCCATCCTTAGATCCTACAGAACCCGAGCGTATTGCTTCTTCAGCTAAAGAGATGAATTTGAAACATATTGTGATCACGATGGTAGCTCGCGACGACCTTAAAGATGGGGGTGCACAGGGTTTAGTCAACATCATTCAAAAGTTACACGAAGAACTTCCTCAAGCTTCTATAGAAGTTCTTGCTTCTGATTTTCAAGGTAATGTTTCTGCTCTGCACACCCTTTTGAATTCTAATATTACTATTTATAATCACAATGTCGAAACTATAGAGAGGCTCTCGCCTCTAGTAAGGCATAAAGCCACTTACACCAGGTCTATGTTCATGTTAGAACAGGCCGCAAACTACCTCCCTAATCTTAAAATTAAATCTGGTATCATGGTAGGATTAGGCGAAACTGAAGGAGAAGTCAAGCAGACTCTCAAAGATCTAGCGTCAGTAGGAGTTCGTATTGTTACTATAGGCCAATACTTACGTCCTTCCCGTAGGCATATCCCCGTCAAAAGTTACGTGACTCCAGAGACTTTTGATTATTACCGCCGAATCGGAGAAGCTATGGGTCTTTTTGTCTATGCAGGACCTTTTGTACGATCTAGTTTTAATGCTGATATGGTGTTAACTTCTATACAAGAGAAAGCATCAGCTTAGAAAAGCACGGTAGTGCTCACAAAAGCTCATCTTTATACGATTCATATATCTAAGAACCAGTTACCAAACCAACTATCTTCGATGATTTGTCATATTTTGATCAGATGAGATGCTGTTCTCTATACAAGCAGCAGGCACAACCCAAAAGTTAGAAATGGCATCAAAAGAGACGGTATCTGAATTCTTAAGGCTGCTATAACAATTCCCAAACTAAGAACTTTAAAAACCTATGAACGTATGGGAAATTTTGCAGTGCAGCCGATCCTACGCATGTTTCAAACCATATAGCCAGCAGCCAACCGAAACCATGAAAAATACTTAAATAAGAAGGCTCGATAAACAGGACGGAACCATGGATGCCAAAACCGAGAGAGGGTTTCCTCGTCCCGACCTTATTAAAGAGAAGTCTGAATAACACAAGATCAAATCACCTCTATCTTCCTGTATTCAAAGCTAGTCTAATCAAAAGAAAAGTTCGCAAACAATTTTGATCTCCTCATTTCGATAAGGCGACAAGAACAACGGCCCCCTCTTTAAAAATAGCGACTTGCTTGTGCAGCTTTAAACCCCTTTCTGTTAAGGAACGGGGACGGTGGCTGGAGTACTTGATCGATTCGCAGCAAAACGTTGACAGCAAAAGATTATCGGAAAGAGAAAAAGACTAACAAGAATTCTTAAAGCTAGCATAATGATTCCTAAACCAAGAACTTTAAAAACCTATGAACGTATGCGAAATTTTGCAGTGCAGCGGATCCTACGCATGTTTCAAACCATATAGCCAGCAGCCACAACTGAAACCATGAAAAATACCTAAATAGGAAGGCTCGATAAACAGGAAGGAACCATGGATGCCAAAACCCGAGAGGGGGTTTCCTCGTGTCCCGACCTTATTAAAGAGAA from Candidatus Chlamydia corallus encodes:
- the lpdA gene encoding dihydrolipoyl dehydrogenase, which codes for MTQEFDCVVIGAGPGGYVAAITAAQSGLRTTLIEENQAGGTCLNRGCIPSKALIAGANVVSQIKHAEQFGIHIDGYTINYPAMTKRKNTVIQGIRQGLEGLIQSNKITVLKGRGSLASSTEVKVVGQDTTLVKTKQIILATGSEPRPFPGVPFSSRILSSTGILDLATLPKKLAIIGGGVIGCEFASLFHTLEVEITIIEALDHILEVNNTEVSKAVTDKFTKQGIRILTKASISLMEETQNHVHITVNGQVEAFDYVLVAIGRQFNTASIGLDNAGVIRDDRGVIPVDETMRTNVPNIYAIGDITGKWLLAHVASHQGMIAGKNASGYNEIMDYSAVPSVIFTQPEVAMVGLSLQAAKQQNLPAKLTKFPFKAIGKAVALGEADGFAAIVSHENTQQILGAYVIGPHASSLIGEMTLAIRNELTLPCVYETIHAHPTLSEVWAEGALLATNHPLHLPPKS
- the lipA gene encoding lipoyl synthase; amino-acid sequence: MKSRTNSNTDETVVRKKLPERFPKWLQRPLPQGSVFHSTDATIKRSGMPTVCEEALCPNRAECWSRKTATYLALGDTCTRRCGFCNIGYSKCPPSLDPTEPERIASSAKEMNLKHIVITMVARDDLKDGGAQGLVNIIQKLHEELPQASIEVLASDFQGNVSALHTLLNSNITIYNHNVETIERLSPLVRHKATYTRSMFMLEQAANYLPNLKIKSGIMVGLGETEGEVKQTLKDLASVGVRIVTIGQYLRPSRRHIPVKSYVTPETFDYYRRIGEAMGLFVYAGPFVRSSFNADMVLTSIQEKASA